The segment CACATAACGCCGAATTTATCCCCGAATGGCATCGTCTTATTCAACGCGAAGATATAGACGGCATCGTTATCTGTACGCACAACGACAGCCACGGTGAGATTATCCTCGCGGCATTACAGGCGGATAAACACGTCTTTGTGGAATATCCGCTCGCCAGCGATGTTGGTGAAGGGGAAGCAGCACTTCGACTCGCTGAGGAGCACGGGCGTGTTCTCCGAGTCTCACATCCAGAAGTCGTTTCCAACACCCACAAGGCACTCAAGCAGAAAATAGGCGAACTCGGCGACTTACTCCTCACCTCGTTTGTGCGTCTCACGCCGGGACGCGGTGCCCGTCCTGAGATTCTCTTCAATCTGTCGGTGTCAGGTACACCCACCCACTTCTTCATCTATCATATCTATCCGATTGTGGACTTTTTTGGTGGAGCCTCGTCTGTTAAAAAAAATGCTGTTTATGAAGGGCTAAAGGAAGATGGGCAATACGACCGGTTTGTTAACACACTCACTGTCGAGTTTGAACGTGGTGGCATCGGACAGTGGACATGGGCAGGTGGCATAGCGATTAACGCAGCAGAAGAACACGAGCGATACGTCCTCACCAAAGGCACGATAAGCGATGCGGGTGGCGAATGGCACTGCACGACACCCGCTGGTGTAACACCGCTCATAATCCCAGATTCGCCGCAACCGACGCTTCAGGAATTGTGGCTCTCTGAAATCCGAGATACCGCTGACCAACCCCCGAATTTGGAGGACGCGACGGTTGCCCTTGAGGCAATCCGTATCAGCCTCGCATCCGAATAATCTATCCCAACGTCTGTTGAAACCACGCGACCGATTTGGCGATCACCGCTTGCTCCGATGCAACGGTGTTGAAGGTGTGGTCACCCTTATCAATGATTTCAAGTGCTGTTGGAGCGTCGCGTTTACGCGTGAGTTCGTAGTAGCGTTTGCCGTGAGAGACCGGCACCACATCGTCAGCACTGCCGTGGATGACGAGAAGCGCGCCCGTAAACTGCTGAATAAGAGCGGAAGGGCTTATTTCGGGGAGTTCTTCATAGAACGCCTTCCCGACGATGTTTGGGTTTAGCTGCGCGATCTCCTCTGGTGTCGGTGTGTGCTTGGACCTCTCCAAGATTTCCTGTTTCCGATCTGGTGGGTCATCCGAGAGCGGTGCCCACATCACCGTTGACTTCACGCGCGCATCTTGCCCAGAGACACACGCCGCAACGCAGCCACCCATGCTCAACCCCAAAATGCCGATACGTTCAGGGTCTACACCTTGCATGGCACTGAGGACATCAATCGACTTGATGGCATCGGAGATCTCACCGCCGATGGTCATCTCTGAAAAATCACCGGCACTGTCCCCAGAGCCGCGGAAATCGAAGCGGAGCACGTAAAAGCCAATAGAGGCGAGTTCCCGCGCAGTTTTAACGAATATTCTGTGCGGTTCAACCTTTGTTCCAGTGAATCCGTGAAAGAAAGCAACTGCTGGACACGGGGCATCGCAATCTGCTGGTGAATGCAATATCCCGTTTATCTGTTGTTCTTGATTGTAAAATACAACCGGTCTTTCCATTTTTGTTTTTCTCCTCTTTTGTCTTGACATTAAAACTTATTTATGGTAAACTTATTATATAATAACTTCTGATTTCAGTAAGGTGTTGCATCGCATGGCATCAAAGCCAGTGGGCTTACAAGTCCCTTCTTTTTTATCGAATATATTTGAAACTGCCCTTGTCTTCCTCTACCCTGCAGAATGCCGGGTCTGTGAGGAATTTCTTGGGGTTACATCCGTGCCTTATATCTGTAATGACTGCTGGCAGGATATTCAATTCCTTGAACCCCCTTGGTGCGATATATGCGGCACGCCGGGTGTGAATGGACTTTGTGATCCGTGTGCGATCTCCCCGCCGCGTTACGGCAAACTCAGATCTATAGCATTTTATCAGACAACGGTCCAAGAGGCAATACATCTCTTCAAATTTGGGAAAAAGAAGGGGCTTGCGCAACATCTGACACAACTGATAAACGCACGTATGCCAACGGATTGTCGTATCGCAGAATACGACTTCGTTCTGCCCATCCCGATTCATAAAAAACGTTTACGAGAACGAGGCTTTAATCAGGCAACACTCCTTGCCAACGCGATTGCGGGGGCAGCGGGGGTGCCGGTTCTCACAGACACACTGATTCGGAAGCGACACACAGTCGCGCAAAGCAGTTTAGATAGAGAAGCCCGCCAGCGGAACATCATAGGTGCTTTTGGAATTCGCAACCCAGACCTTATCCGTGGAAAACGGCTTCTACTTATAGACGATGTTTTCACGACCGGTGCTACCATCCGTGAAGCCGTTAGCGAATTATGGACTGCCGATCCAGTTGAAATCGACGTTTTGACAGTGGCGAGAACTTTAGAGTCTGGAAAATCGTGAAACTTTTTTCACTCATGCTGCGTTTTATACAATATCCACGCTCGGACAAAGTTTGCAAGTGCGTCTTTGAAAGCTGCACCCTAAAACTACTTATCATTAAGTTAATTGTCTGAATTTATAGTAAAGGAGGCTGAACCGTTGCACTTAAACAGCATCAAAATTCGTGGATTTAAGAGTTTCGCTGAAGACGTTGAATTGATACTCGAACCGGGTGTCACTACTATTGTCGGACCCAACGGTTGCGGAAAAAGCAACGTGTCCGATGCCATTCGGTGGGTACTTGGAGAACAGAGTGCCCGCGCCCTTCGGTGTTCCTCTATGCGCGACCTGCTTTTCAACGGGGGTGCCAACTTTGCACCCGCACAGAAAACAGAGGTAGCACTCCGTTTTTCAAATAATGGGCTTGCCAATCCAGATGCACCCGCACAAGACCCTTCCAACGTTGCCCTTCAGGCTCCCGAAGTTGAGGTATGTCGGCACCTTGGACGCGATGGCGAAAGCCGCTATCTGATTAATCAGAACCCGTGCCGTCTCCGCGATATTAGTGAACTCTTCATGGATACGGGGATCGGGGTTGATGCCTACTCCGTCATGGAGCAGAGCAAGATTGATGTAATCCTAAACGTGCGACCGGAAGAACGCCGCTTTCTATTTGATGAAGTTGCTGGCATTACGAAATATAAACACCGAAAGAAAACAGCACTCCGTAAGCTTGAGCAAACCGAGCAAAATCTCGTCCGTATCAACGATGTGATACAGGAATTACAACGCGAAACTGAAGAACTTAAAACGCAAGCGGAACAAGCGCAGCACTATAACACACAACAAGCGCAACTAAAGCAGTTTGAGTTGAACCTCGCTCACAGAGAATACGATAAACTCCGCATGGATTATAACCAAGCCCAAGTGGACTTGGATGAGATTCTCACCAGTGTCGCCGGTGCCTCTGAAACGCTTAAAGCTGCCGAGGAACGCATTGAAAATTCCACAAACCGCCAATCTGAATTGGATGAAGTCATCCGTGACGGACAGACAGCACTTCGTGAAATTGAAACGAACATTGAGCAAATCGAGCGTCAGATCGTCCTTCACAAAGAACGTCAGCTCAACATCCAAAGGCAGCGCGAGCGCGCACTCCAAACGCTTGAGTCCTTAAAGGCGCAACAAAAAGCTCTTCTCACACAGAAGCGAGAGCGGACCCAAGAGCACCAAAAACTTGAGGCAAACTACAAAATAGAAGAAAGCCGACTGGCAGCACGTCAGCAGCTGCTCACACAACTCGCCGAACGCATCACTGCCGCTAAGGAGTCTGTACAAGACGCGCAGACTGTCTTACAGGAGAACGCGACCGAATTGGAAGACCGCGAGCGCAAACGTCTCGCAATTGAGCACGATTTGAATAGTAACGAGGGAAATCTCCATCGCCTCAAAGAAAATACAGAGGCTTTGGAAACCGAACTCAAGACTGCTACTGATGTACATGCTGCGGTCCAACGCGCCGAAACACAACTGAAAGCGGAACTCGTTCATATTGAAGCCGAGAGAAATCACGTCGAAACGAACCTGCAGGAAAATCAGGATGCCCTCCGCAAGATTGAAACCGAAATTCAAGGTTTACAGAATACGTTAGGCAGCAACGTCTCACGGCTTAAATCGCTACAGGAATTGCAATCTGCTTATGAAGGATACTACGCTGGTGTTCGGGCGGTAATGCAGGCAAAAACCCGCTATCCGGATCAGTTTCAGGGGGTCTGTGGTGTTGTTGCTGAATTGCTCGCCACGGACACTGAGTATGAAGTCGCGATAGAGGTCGCACTCGGGAGCGATATTCAGAGTGTTATTACTGAGACTGCTGAGGATGCGCAAAGTAGTGTGGCTTTCCTTAAAAAGCATCGCGCCGGTAGGGTGAAGTTTCTCCCGCTTGATTTTATACGCGAACGCAGATTTTATGATGAGGCACTGCTCAACGAACCCGGTGTCATCGGCATCGCGCAGGAATTGATTGACTATGACAATGAATATGAGCCTGCCATGCAACATCTCTTAGGGAATACACTCGTCATTGAGGATTTGGATGTTGCTGTCGCTCTTACCCGCCAATTCCGTCCGAGGGCACGTCTCGTTACTTTAGACGGAGATGTCATTGATACGTCTGGAGCTATCACTGGCGGTCAAACGAATCAAAGACAGAGTGGATTACTCCGTCGCGCCCGCGAACTCGAAACGCTCGAAAATGAGATCGGGAAATTGACACAGAGCTCAAATCGAAAGGTTGAGAAGCGTAAGGCGTACGCCGCGAAAATAGCGGGTTTGCAAAAAACACGGCAGACGCTCACTGCACAATGGCAAGATAAGCGGGTTGAGAAAGCCTCGCTGACCAAAGACATGGAGCAGGCAAACCTTCAGGTTGTCCGACTTGAACAGCAGCTCGCCGGGGTTCGGACAGAAAACCGAGAATTAAGCAAAGCAGTCGATGCATCACGAGAGGAACAGCAGACACTTGAGACTGAAATCGCCGAATTGACGCAGAAGAGTACTCGCACGCAACGCTGGATTGAGCGCGTATCGGAACAAATTGAGAGCGAAAACAAGAAACATGCTGAAGTCGCCGGGGGCTGCCAAGAGATGGAAGTCTTTTTGGCAGGGCAGCATCAGAAATTGCAGAGTTTGATGTCCGAGTTAGAAACGTTTGAGGAAACATACCAACGCGCAACAAAGGATATTGCTGAACAGCAGGCAATTATTGACTCCGATGAACAGACGAAGATTGACCTTGGCGAACAGGTCGCCGCAGCGCAACGCAAATTTCTTAGTTTAGAGGGCGACCGTGCTGAAGCGGAAGCATACGTTGAGGAATTAACGCAAGAACGCGAGACGCTCCTTCAGGAGGTAACCGTTCTGCAAAAAGAGATGCGCGCAACCCGTAGAAACTTCGAGAAACAGAACCGAGAGCGTCATAAACTTGAGG is part of the Candidatus Poribacteria bacterium genome and harbors:
- a CDS encoding ComF family protein; this encodes MASKPVGLQVPSFLSNIFETALVFLYPAECRVCEEFLGVTSVPYICNDCWQDIQFLEPPWCDICGTPGVNGLCDPCAISPPRYGKLRSIAFYQTTVQEAIHLFKFGKKKGLAQHLTQLINARMPTDCRIAEYDFVLPIPIHKKRLRERGFNQATLLANAIAGAAGVPVLTDTLIRKRHTVAQSSLDREARQRNIIGAFGIRNPDLIRGKRLLLIDDVFTTGATIREAVSELWTADPVEIDVLTVARTLESGKS
- a CDS encoding alpha/beta fold hydrolase, encoding MERPVVFYNQEQQINGILHSPADCDAPCPAVAFFHGFTGTKVEPHRIFVKTARELASIGFYVLRFDFRGSGDSAGDFSEMTIGGEISDAIKSIDVLSAMQGVDPERIGILGLSMGGCVAACVSGQDARVKSTVMWAPLSDDPPDRKQEILERSKHTPTPEEIAQLNPNIVGKAFYEELPEISPSALIQQFTGALLVIHGSADDVVPVSHGKRYYELTRKRDAPTALEIIDKGDHTFNTVASEQAVIAKSVAWFQQTLG
- a CDS encoding Gfo/Idh/MocA family oxidoreductase, which codes for MTKIKIGIVGSGGMARHHLARFAPMETAEVVAIASRNQQTGTQLAAAHNAEFIPEWHRLIQREDIDGIVICTHNDSHGEIILAALQADKHVFVEYPLASDVGEGEAALRLAEEHGRVLRVSHPEVVSNTHKALKQKIGELGDLLLTSFVRLTPGRGARPEILFNLSVSGTPTHFFIYHIYPIVDFFGGASSVKKNAVYEGLKEDGQYDRFVNTLTVEFERGGIGQWTWAGGIAINAAEEHERYVLTKGTISDAGGEWHCTTPAGVTPLIIPDSPQPTLQELWLSEIRDTADQPPNLEDATVALEAIRISLASE
- the smc gene encoding chromosome segregation protein SMC, coding for MHLNSIKIRGFKSFAEDVELILEPGVTTIVGPNGCGKSNVSDAIRWVLGEQSARALRCSSMRDLLFNGGANFAPAQKTEVALRFSNNGLANPDAPAQDPSNVALQAPEVEVCRHLGRDGESRYLINQNPCRLRDISELFMDTGIGVDAYSVMEQSKIDVILNVRPEERRFLFDEVAGITKYKHRKKTALRKLEQTEQNLVRINDVIQELQRETEELKTQAEQAQHYNTQQAQLKQFELNLAHREYDKLRMDYNQAQVDLDEILTSVAGASETLKAAEERIENSTNRQSELDEVIRDGQTALREIETNIEQIERQIVLHKERQLNIQRQRERALQTLESLKAQQKALLTQKRERTQEHQKLEANYKIEESRLAARQQLLTQLAERITAAKESVQDAQTVLQENATELEDRERKRLAIEHDLNSNEGNLHRLKENTEALETELKTATDVHAAVQRAETQLKAELVHIEAERNHVETNLQENQDALRKIETEIQGLQNTLGSNVSRLKSLQELQSAYEGYYAGVRAVMQAKTRYPDQFQGVCGVVAELLATDTEYEVAIEVALGSDIQSVITETAEDAQSSVAFLKKHRAGRVKFLPLDFIRERRFYDEALLNEPGVIGIAQELIDYDNEYEPAMQHLLGNTLVIEDLDVAVALTRQFRPRARLVTLDGDVIDTSGAITGGQTNQRQSGLLRRARELETLENEIGKLTQSSNRKVEKRKAYAAKIAGLQKTRQTLTAQWQDKRVEKASLTKDMEQANLQVVRLEQQLAGVRTENRELSKAVDASREEQQTLETEIAELTQKSTRTQRWIERVSEQIESENKKHAEVAGGCQEMEVFLAGQHQKLQSLMSELETFEETYQRATKDIAEQQAIIDSDEQTKIDLGEQVAAAQRKFLSLEGDRAEAEAYVEELTQERETLLQEVTVLQKEMRATRRNFEKQNRERHKLEVATTQLEMRIKSVSTRIHDKYQVSIDALPPLADNEQAMDEIDLLDSVEKLKAEISAMGAVNLKAIEAYEEHKKRQDFLVSQRTDLEKSMQATYQVIQKINQTSKDVFLETFEKVQANFQEVFAQLFGGGETELLLTDPSEVLDSGIDIIARPPGKRPQSITQLSGGERSLVAIGLLFAVFKIKPSPFCVLDEVDAALDEANVLRFTNLIRAYSENTQFVIITHNRRTMEIADAMYGVTMEQAGISKIVSAKFAE